One window of Triplophysa rosa linkage group LG8, Trosa_1v2, whole genome shotgun sequence genomic DNA carries:
- the septin7b gene encoding septin 7b isoform X3, which yields MVVGESGLGKSTLINSLVLTDLYCGEYPGPSHRIKKTVQVEQSKVLMKEGGVQLLLTIVDTPGFGDAVDNSNCWQPVIDHIDSKFEDYLNAESRVNRRQMPDSRVHCCLYFIAPSGHGLKPLDIEFMKRLHEKVNIIPLIAKADTLTPEECQQFKKQIMREILEHKIKIYEFPETDDEEENKIVKTIKDRLPLAVVGSNTIIEVNSKRVRGRQYPWGVAEVENGEHCDFTLLRNMLIRTHMQDLKDVTNNVHYENYRSRKLAAVTCNGIDNNKTKGQLTKNDTVEGMSPLAQMEEERREHVSKMKKMEMEMEQVFEMKVKEKIQKLKDSEAELQRRHEQMKKNLEAQHKELEERRRQFEEERVNWETQQRILEQQKMTLEKNKKKGKIF from the exons ATGGTTGTGG GAGAGTCAGGGTTGGGCAAGTCCACGCTAATAAACTCTCTGGTTCTAACGGATCTGTACTGTGGAGAATATCCTGGACCTTCTCATCGAATCAAGAAAACAGTTCAG GTGGAGCAGTCCAAAGTGTTGATGAAGGAGGGAGGCGTCCAGCTTCTTCTCACGATAGTTGACACGCCAGGATTCGGCGACGCTGTGGACAACAGCAACTG CTGGCAGCCGGTCATCGATCACATCGACAGTAAGTTTGAGGATTATCTGAACGCGGAGTCACGCGTGAACAGACGGCAGATGCCGGACAGTAGAGTGCACTGCTGCCTATATTTCATCGCACCCTCAGGACATGG ACTGAAACCTTTGGACATCGAGTTCATGAAACGGTTGCACGAGAAGGTCAACATCATCCCCTTGATTGCCAAAGCGGACACCCTCACCCCCGAAGAGTGCCAACAGTTCAAGAAACAG ATTATGCGAGAAATCCTGGAGCACAAGATCAAAATTTACGAATTTCCGGAGACTGATGATGAGGAGGAGAACAAGATTGTGAAAACAATCAAA GATCGGTTGCCCCTGGCTGTGGTCGGAAGCAACACTATCATCGAGGTGAATAGCAAGAGGGTTCGAGGAAGGCAGTACCCATGGGGTGTGGCAGAAG TTGAAAATGGGGAACACTGTGATTTCACACTCTTAAGGAATATGCTCATCAG GACCCACATGCAGGACCTCAAGGACGTAACAAATAATGTCCATTATGAGAACTACAGAAGCCGGAAGTTAGCGGCTGTTACCTGTAATGGAATTGACaacaacaaaaccaaaggcCAGCTCACCAA aaATGACACGGTTGAAGGCAT GAGCCCTCTTGCACAGatggaggaggagaggagagagcaTGTGTCCAAGATGAAGAAGATGGAGATGGAAATGGAGCAGGTCTTCGAGATGAAAGTCAAGGAGAAGATCCAAAAGCTGAAAGATTCAGAAGCAGAG TTGCAGCGACGTCACGAGCAGATGAAGAAGAACCTGGAAGCCCAGCATAAGGAGCTGGAAGAGAGACGACGTCAGTTTGAGGAGGAGAGAGTGAACTGGGAGACCCAGCAGCGTATACTGGAGCAGCAGAAAAT GACTTTGGAAAAGAATAAGAAGAAAGGGAAGATCTTCTGA
- the septin7b gene encoding septin 7b isoform X1, which produces MAAVSVSQQKSLEGYVGFASLPNQVYRKSVKRGFEFTLMVVGESGLGKSTLINSLVLTDLYCGEYPGPSHRIKKTVQVEQSKVLMKEGGVQLLLTIVDTPGFGDAVDNSNCWQPVIDHIDSKFEDYLNAESRVNRRQMPDSRVHCCLYFIAPSGHGLKPLDIEFMKRLHEKVNIIPLIAKADTLTPEECQQFKKQIMREILEHKIKIYEFPETDDEEENKIVKTIKDRLPLAVVGSNTIIEVNSKRVRGRQYPWGVAEVENGEHCDFTLLRNMLIRTHMQDLKDVTNNVHYENYRSRKLAAVTCNGIDNNKTKGQLTKNDTVEGMSPLAQMEEERREHVSKMKKMEMEMEQVFEMKVKEKIQKLKDSEAELQRRHEQMKKNLEAQHKELEERRRQFEEERVNWETQQRILEQQKMTLEKNKKKGKIF; this is translated from the exons ATGG CAGCAGTAAGTGTTTCA CAGCAAAAGAGTCTGGAGGGATATGTGGGATTTGCAAGCCTCCCCAACCAAGTGTACAGAAAGTCTGTGAAACGAGGCTTCGAGTTCACCCTGATGGTTGTGG GAGAGTCAGGGTTGGGCAAGTCCACGCTAATAAACTCTCTGGTTCTAACGGATCTGTACTGTGGAGAATATCCTGGACCTTCTCATCGAATCAAGAAAACAGTTCAG GTGGAGCAGTCCAAAGTGTTGATGAAGGAGGGAGGCGTCCAGCTTCTTCTCACGATAGTTGACACGCCAGGATTCGGCGACGCTGTGGACAACAGCAACTG CTGGCAGCCGGTCATCGATCACATCGACAGTAAGTTTGAGGATTATCTGAACGCGGAGTCACGCGTGAACAGACGGCAGATGCCGGACAGTAGAGTGCACTGCTGCCTATATTTCATCGCACCCTCAGGACATGG ACTGAAACCTTTGGACATCGAGTTCATGAAACGGTTGCACGAGAAGGTCAACATCATCCCCTTGATTGCCAAAGCGGACACCCTCACCCCCGAAGAGTGCCAACAGTTCAAGAAACAG ATTATGCGAGAAATCCTGGAGCACAAGATCAAAATTTACGAATTTCCGGAGACTGATGATGAGGAGGAGAACAAGATTGTGAAAACAATCAAA GATCGGTTGCCCCTGGCTGTGGTCGGAAGCAACACTATCATCGAGGTGAATAGCAAGAGGGTTCGAGGAAGGCAGTACCCATGGGGTGTGGCAGAAG TTGAAAATGGGGAACACTGTGATTTCACACTCTTAAGGAATATGCTCATCAG GACCCACATGCAGGACCTCAAGGACGTAACAAATAATGTCCATTATGAGAACTACAGAAGCCGGAAGTTAGCGGCTGTTACCTGTAATGGAATTGACaacaacaaaaccaaaggcCAGCTCACCAA aaATGACACGGTTGAAGGCAT GAGCCCTCTTGCACAGatggaggaggagaggagagagcaTGTGTCCAAGATGAAGAAGATGGAGATGGAAATGGAGCAGGTCTTCGAGATGAAAGTCAAGGAGAAGATCCAAAAGCTGAAAGATTCAGAAGCAGAG TTGCAGCGACGTCACGAGCAGATGAAGAAGAACCTGGAAGCCCAGCATAAGGAGCTGGAAGAGAGACGACGTCAGTTTGAGGAGGAGAGAGTGAACTGGGAGACCCAGCAGCGTATACTGGAGCAGCAGAAAAT GACTTTGGAAAAGAATAAGAAGAAAGGGAAGATCTTCTGA
- the septin7b gene encoding septin 7b isoform X2, giving the protein MAAVSVSQQKSLEGYVGFASLPNQVYRKSVKRGFEFTLMVVGESGLGKSTLINSLVLTDLYCGEYPGPSHRIKKTVQVEQSKVLMKEGGVQLLLTIVDTPGFGDAVDNSNCWQPVIDHIDSKFEDYLNAESRVNRRQMPDSRVHCCLYFIAPSGHGLKPLDIEFMKRLHEKVNIIPLIAKADTLTPEECQQFKKQIMREILEHKIKIYEFPETDDEEENKIVKTIKDRLPLAVVGSNTIIEVNSKRVRGRQYPWGVAEVENGEHCDFTLLRNMLIRTHMQDLKDVTNNVHYENYRSRKLAAVTCNGIDNNKTKGQLTKSPLAQMEEERREHVSKMKKMEMEMEQVFEMKVKEKIQKLKDSEAELQRRHEQMKKNLEAQHKELEERRRQFEEERVNWETQQRILEQQKMTLEKNKKKGKIF; this is encoded by the exons ATGG CAGCAGTAAGTGTTTCA CAGCAAAAGAGTCTGGAGGGATATGTGGGATTTGCAAGCCTCCCCAACCAAGTGTACAGAAAGTCTGTGAAACGAGGCTTCGAGTTCACCCTGATGGTTGTGG GAGAGTCAGGGTTGGGCAAGTCCACGCTAATAAACTCTCTGGTTCTAACGGATCTGTACTGTGGAGAATATCCTGGACCTTCTCATCGAATCAAGAAAACAGTTCAG GTGGAGCAGTCCAAAGTGTTGATGAAGGAGGGAGGCGTCCAGCTTCTTCTCACGATAGTTGACACGCCAGGATTCGGCGACGCTGTGGACAACAGCAACTG CTGGCAGCCGGTCATCGATCACATCGACAGTAAGTTTGAGGATTATCTGAACGCGGAGTCACGCGTGAACAGACGGCAGATGCCGGACAGTAGAGTGCACTGCTGCCTATATTTCATCGCACCCTCAGGACATGG ACTGAAACCTTTGGACATCGAGTTCATGAAACGGTTGCACGAGAAGGTCAACATCATCCCCTTGATTGCCAAAGCGGACACCCTCACCCCCGAAGAGTGCCAACAGTTCAAGAAACAG ATTATGCGAGAAATCCTGGAGCACAAGATCAAAATTTACGAATTTCCGGAGACTGATGATGAGGAGGAGAACAAGATTGTGAAAACAATCAAA GATCGGTTGCCCCTGGCTGTGGTCGGAAGCAACACTATCATCGAGGTGAATAGCAAGAGGGTTCGAGGAAGGCAGTACCCATGGGGTGTGGCAGAAG TTGAAAATGGGGAACACTGTGATTTCACACTCTTAAGGAATATGCTCATCAG GACCCACATGCAGGACCTCAAGGACGTAACAAATAATGTCCATTATGAGAACTACAGAAGCCGGAAGTTAGCGGCTGTTACCTGTAATGGAATTGACaacaacaaaaccaaaggcCAGCTCACCAA GAGCCCTCTTGCACAGatggaggaggagaggagagagcaTGTGTCCAAGATGAAGAAGATGGAGATGGAAATGGAGCAGGTCTTCGAGATGAAAGTCAAGGAGAAGATCCAAAAGCTGAAAGATTCAGAAGCAGAG TTGCAGCGACGTCACGAGCAGATGAAGAAGAACCTGGAAGCCCAGCATAAGGAGCTGGAAGAGAGACGACGTCAGTTTGAGGAGGAGAGAGTGAACTGGGAGACCCAGCAGCGTATACTGGAGCAGCAGAAAAT GACTTTGGAAAAGAATAAGAAGAAAGGGAAGATCTTCTGA
- the c1galt1b gene encoding glycoprotein-N-acetylgalactosamine 3-beta-galactosyltransferase 1, producing the protein MTRPENLATKTQHVRATWTKHCNLVLYMSSQTSDFPTVGLNVSEGRDQLYWKTIRAFQYIHAHHLQHADWFLKADDDTFVVVENLRRLLSEHDTERPVYFGHRFRPFVKQGYMSGGAGYVLSREALRRFVQGFDRGRCKHDSTLEDVALGRCMETIGVTAGDSRDPNKRETFNPFTPLYHIIRLENRKQSWTYSYYPTIRGPGCCADFAISFHYVRPTDMYALEYLTHHLRPFGYKHRLNLQQNTANTTI; encoded by the exons ATGACAAGGCCTGAAAATCTGGCGACAAAGACCCAACACGTCCGGGCCACGTGGACCAAACACTGTAACCTGGTGTTATACATGAGCTCCCAGACGTCAGATTTCCCCACCGTGGGGCTCAACGTGAGCGAGGGCAGAGATCAACTGTACTGGAAGACCATCCGTGCTTTCCAGTACATCCACGCCCATCATCTTCAACACGCAGACTGGTTTCTCAAGGCTGACGATGACACGTTTGTGGTCGTGGAAAACCTGAGACGCCTGCTTTCAGAGCATGACACCGAAAGGCCGGTTTATTTCGGTCACAGGTTCCGGCCTTTCGTCAAACAAGGTTATATGAGCGGCGGAGCCGGATATGTGTTGAGTCGAGAAGCTCTCAGGAGATTTGTGCAAGGTTTCGACAGGGGACGCTGCAAACATGACAGCACGTTGGAGGACGTGGCCTTAGGCAGGTGCATGGAGACCATTGGAGTCACGGCCGGGGATTCAAGAGATCCAAACAAGCGGGAAACGTTTAATCCGTTTACTCCACTATATCATATCATTCGCCTTGAGAACAGAAAACAATCATGGACGTATAGTTACTACCCCACCATACGG GGCCCTGGATGCTGTGCAGACTTTGCAATATCCTTTCATTATGTGcgacctacagatatgtacgcGCTGGAGTATTTAACACATCACCTGCGACCGTTTGGATACAAGCACAGACTTAATCTTCAGCAAAATACTGCAAATActacaatataa
- the si:dkey-256h2.1 gene encoding uncharacterized protein si:dkey-256h2.1, with protein MHYCRSLLLYFLVCVCAASNPRNAKSSDNLEHLEHVDSLTQNILFQLKTHEGLGGFEPGDIAPAFTVQTLDGVFVYPPQKESRSALIVHAFTNKSAFLECLWTWNESLSDLLEYLPPAAQFLFLSLDETASRDALWMREQVYRATAHRAKEILSRLYFSPVPVYALGNWIPRVLYSWGCGGHNCGLAQVVFTSSDWSIPVISKRLNARYDWLNGRWGADPYRLLDAGDGCKPDASIKGAVAWISEGGCSFFTKIKNMAESNATGVLVYALPGNPIQDMNCIGDECSTSLNIPASMVHVEPSVVQALRLGQKVNVTFQITPSPNFFFAIDQQGALSGMGWFLYPTFRFIAWQAQWFVFYDGLQERLKSPASVVSVFNRSLMQGEMGAQAAVDLPADLLDYDVLELDATLSCPGRRDETCAHWDHTVQLYVCCDRIGPYCNLELGRWITAFRRGTGHWLTDVSSLIPLLNNATCMFTMKTVPWAMPWMASLNLRFSRGNRTGNYSERLFPFRVIPLFNGGTFDKDYNNRYHEMKFSLPASTKKVELYAVITAHGYDENFCGEFCVTSHHFLINRSVNNSLTFDTAGSPLGCAMRVPEGAVPNEHGTWLYGRGGWCDGLQVDPWRTDITSQLDMSGTNSVLYFGLFEGRNPNPKTDPGYIIMYSYLVYYK; from the exons ATGCATTATTGTAGGTCCTTACTGCTTTATTTCCTCGTCTGTGTATGTGCTGCGTCTAATCCGAGAAACGCGAAATCGTCCGATAATCTTGAACATTTGGAGCACGTAGATTCGCTCACTCAAAACATCCTATTCCAACTGAAAACCCACGAGGGTCTGGGTGGGTTTGAACCGGGTGATATCGCGCCCGCGTTTACAGTTCAGACTCTGGACGGAGTGTTCGTTTATCCTCCTCAGAAAGAGTCGAGATCAGCTCTCATCGTTCACGCGTTCACGAATAAATCCGCTTTTCTCGAGTGTCTGTGGACGTGGAACGAGTCCCTGTCCGATCTGCTGGAGTATCTGCCTCCCGCGGCTCAATTCCTGTTCCTGTCTCTGGATGAGACCGCATCACGTGACGCCCTCTGGATGAGAGAGCAGGTGTACAGAGCCACTGCTCACAG GGCTAAAGAGATCTTGTCCAGATTGTATTTCTCTCCTGTACCCGTGTATGCTTTGGGTAACTGGATACCCAGAGTTCTGTACTCGTGGGGGTGCGGCGGACACAACTGTGGCCTCGCTCAGGTGGTTTTTACCTCTTCGG ACTGGAGCATCCCTGTGATTTCCAAGCGTCTGAATGCCAGATACGACTGGCTGAATGGGCGCTGGGGTGCAGATCCGTACAGACTGTTGGATGCAGGTGACGGCTGTAAACCTGACGCCTCCATCAAAGGTGCTGTCGCCTGGATATCTGAAGGCGGCTGCTCGTTCTTTACAAAG ATTAAAAACATGGCAGAATCCAATGCTACGGGGGTTCTGGTGTACGCCCTGCCCGGGAATCCCATACAGGACATGAACTGCATCGGGGATGAATGTTCCACCTCCCTCAACATCCCTGCATCTATGGTCCATGTAGAACCCAGTGTTGTACAAGCACTACG ATTGGGGCAGAAGGTGAATGTGACGTTCCAGATTACCCCGTCTCCAAACTTCTTCTTTGCGATCGACCAGCAGGGGGCGCTGTCTGGGATGGGCTGGTTTCTCTACCCAACCTTTAGATTCATAGCCTGGCAGGCTCAGTG gtttgttttttatgatgGTTTGCAGGAGCGCCTGAAAAGTCCTGCAAGTGTAGTGTCGGTATTTAACCGCAGTCTGATGCAGGGAGAGATGGGAGCTCAGGCAGCGGTGGATCTTCCTGCAG acCTGTTGGATTATGACGTTCTGGAGTTGGACGCCACTCTGTCCTGTCCCGGCCGCAGGGACGAGACGTGCGCTCATTGGGATCACACTGTGCAGTTGTACGTGTGCTGCGATCGAATCGGCCCGTACTGTAACCTGGAGCTCGGCCGCTGGATAACAGCCTTCCGCAG aGGCACGGGTCATTGGCTGACGGATGTGTCCTCTTTGATTCCTCTGTTAAATAACGCCACCTGCATGTTTACCATGAAGACTGTGCCCTGGGCCATGCCCTGGATGGCCTCTCTCAATCTCCGCTTCAGTCGTGGCAACCGGACAG GAAATTATTCGGAAAGACTCTTCCCCTTCAGGGTAATTCCACTCTTCAATGGAGGAACGTTTGACAAGGATTATAACAACAGATACCATGAAATGAAGTTCAGTCTTCCGGCTTCAACTAAGAAG GTGGAGTTATACGCTGTCATCACAGCTCACGGGTACGACGAGAACTTCTGCGGTGAATTCTGTGTGACGTCACACCACTTTCTGATCAACAGATCTGTGAATAACAGCCTCACATTTGACACGGCAG GATCCCCTCTGGGTTGTGCCATGCGGGTACCTGAAGGGGCGGTGCCAAATGAGCACGGCACCTGGTTATACGGCCGCGGAGGCTGGTGCGATGGGCTCCAGGTGGATCCGTGGAGGACAGACATCACTTCCCAG CTGGATATGAGTGGAACCAATTCGGTTCTTTACTTTGGACTCTTTGAGGGACGCAACCCAAATCCAAAGACCGATCCAGGCTATATTATCATGTACTCCTATCTCGTGTACTATAAATAA